A segment of the Nitrospirota bacterium genome:
GCTCGCACAACCCTGTCAAGGGCTCCGGCAAACTTTTTAACGATCGGGTCTTCCCTTGGAGCCCGCGCCGTCACCAACGGTCAGCGGCGCAGTCAGCAGGTAGGATCACGAACGGGAGACAACATACCAATGCTTTCGTCCGGAGTCAAGTCAAGCAAACGGTGTATAATGTCATGCGATTGTTACCCTTTCCTCCTGCCATGAACGACTTTCTCACACTGCGCCGCCGGACGCTCCTGAAGCTCGGCGGATTGACCGCGCTGGCCGGTCTGACCGGCGGATGCGATTCCATTGGCTCGCTCTTCGGCCGGATGTTCGCGGTCCCGCCTCGGGAAACCGTGTATTTCACACCAAATGATAAGTTCTACGTGGTCAATTACTCCGATTCTCCGTTCGGCGCCAACGTCACCCGCGATTTGAATCAGGAGCAATGGCGTCTCGTCGTCAAAGGCGAAGTCAAACATCCCATGACGCTGGGCTGGCGCGACATCCTCAATCGGGACGCCTTCGACCAGGCCGTCACGCTGGAATGTATCGACACTCTGCCCGGCGGCGACAGTCTCGGCAATGCGATGTGGCGCGGCATCTCGCTCAAGAAACTGTTGCAGGAAGCCGGAGCCGATGAAGAGATGGCCCGCGACGTCGTCTTCCGCGCCGCCGACGGCTACGACGACAGCATCCCCTTCGCCCGGGCCGTGCAGGACGACGTGATGCTCGCCTATCTGATGAACGGCGAGAAGCTGCCGAAGGAACACGGCTTCCCGCTGCGGCTGATCGTGCCCGGACTCTACGGCATCAAGAACGTAAAATGGATCATCGAAATCGAGGTCTACGCCGGAGATTACAAAGGCTACTGGCAGCGCAAAGGCTGGACCGATGACGGCACGATCAAGATCTTCTCCCGCATCGACAGCCCCGGTCACTATCAGCCGCTGGCGGGGTCTGAGCATACGTTCCGCGGCATTGCATTCGGCGGCCCGAACTCGATAAGCAAAGTCGAAATCAGCTTCGACGCAGGCAAGACCTGGAACGACGCGGAGCTCCAGCCGCCGGTTTCGCCCTACACGTGGGTGATCTGGAGTTATCAATGGCGCCCGCGGAAAGCCGGCAAGTACCAAGTCGTCGTCCGCGCGACCGATACCAAAGGCCAGCTCCAGATCGCCGAACTCGTCCGTCCACAGCCGAATGGAGCTTCGGGATACCACACCATTATCGCGGACGTCGAACAACTCTAGCCGTTCCCCCGTTCGTACCCAGCGCCACAAGGCACCTCTCGCCCTTCTCCGGAGGTCTCCGGCAAAACGCAACAGGATCTCATTGTTTCGTCTGGATGAAGGGCGTATAAACACATTCGACGTGTTCTTCACAAGACGTGCATCGTCACAGTATGCCGGCAGGGTCCGCCGCAATCGGCGAATTCACACGCCGCCCATTCCACTTCATTCAGGGAGAAGCCTGTGAAGCAGACACGCATGTCACTTGCGAGTTGGGTGGTCGGGCTGGGACTGTTGGGATGGTGCGGAGGTTCCGCCGCGGCTGAGGAGTCGATCAGAATCCCCGTTGAAACCGTGGCGGACTATATCC
Coding sequences within it:
- a CDS encoding molybdopterin-dependent oxidoreductase, which codes for MRLLPFPPAMNDFLTLRRRTLLKLGGLTALAGLTGGCDSIGSLFGRMFAVPPRETVYFTPNDKFYVVNYSDSPFGANVTRDLNQEQWRLVVKGEVKHPMTLGWRDILNRDAFDQAVTLECIDTLPGGDSLGNAMWRGISLKKLLQEAGADEEMARDVVFRAADGYDDSIPFARAVQDDVMLAYLMNGEKLPKEHGFPLRLIVPGLYGIKNVKWIIEIEVYAGDYKGYWQRKGWTDDGTIKIFSRIDSPGHYQPLAGSEHTFRGIAFGGPNSISKVEISFDAGKTWNDAELQPPVSPYTWVIWSYQWRPRKAGKYQVVVRATDTKGQLQIAELVRPQPNGASGYHTIIADVEQL